The Streptomyces sp. NBC_00510 genomic interval GCTGCGTCTTCCACAGCCTGTATGAGCTGAGACTGAGTCCAGCCCCGTTGCACACGTGCCTCTTGCAGCTTCGTCTTCATCGCGTTCCCCAGCCGTCAGACGATGCGGGCAGATCCTCATCATGCCAACACACCGTCTGACGTGGGTGGTTAACAGCTAACGGGTCCGGGCTGTTAACCCTGTTCGCTGCGTATCTCGCAGTGGTGCGGCTTACTGGTTCTCGTCAGCGCCGCCGGAGCGGACAGTCTCCAGATGTTCGACCCGGCGCCGAAGTTCGGAGAGCTGGGAGGTGACATGAGTCAGCTGGTCTTGCAGTTCGCGGAGTCCGGCAGCCATTTTGGCGGCTGTGGGCTCGCCCTCGCGTGGGTCGATGACGTACGTGCCGCTTCCTGGCCGACCCTCTACCAGGCCGTCGTCCGCAAGCTGCTTGTACGCGCTCTGCACCGTCATGAGCGAGACGTCCAACTCCTTGGCCAGACCCTTGGCCCCGGGGAGGCGGCTCCCGGGCGAGTACAGGCCGTCCGCGAGGTTGTCGCGGAACCGGGCAGCGATCTCCTTGGCGGTCGGGGGTCTCTCCGGCTTCCAGTCCATGCCTAGAGCTTATCCAACCTAGGTAGTTCGCCCTTGCCGTGTTGGCGGGGTTGACCCAAGCAAGCTACCTAGGTAGCTTCGATCTCAGGAAAGTTACCTAGGTAGCTTTCGCTGCACCGGTGGGCCCCATGTGTCCACGCACGGGAGCCCTCGCTAGGGGTTACCGCACCTGCCGGAAGCAGCCGCTCCTTGAAAACTGAATGGGGATCATGCCGCCTCTCCTCGGCCAAGTAGGCGGCTACGTGGGCTGACGCCCGCGTGAGGTGTAGCGCAACCAACCTTTCCGCGGCTCTGCTGCTGCGGCGGTTGCCTCCGCTGTTCGTCTCGTACGAGCAGCGTTGAGGGGAGCCGGAGGAAGTACTTCCGCTCTACGGCGCACGGCCCCGGGGTGCGACCCGGGGCCGTGCTGTGGGCCGTTCCTGGTGAAGGGAGCACGACCCGTGAAAAGTATCGTTGCTGGTCATGTGGCTGTCACTGCCACGGAGTTTGTGGAACTTGCGCTTGGTACCCCGGTGGATCTGTGGCTGGGGGTTGAGGGTGAGAGCGAGATGGAGCGGGCGGCGCGTTTGGCGGCGGCTCGGGACATCCTCGCGGACGACCCGATGCTGCCGGACCGGCTGAGCCAGGTCGCGGCAGAGGCGGTTGAGGCGTACGCGCCGGAGCTGTTCGCCGCTGCGGCGGCCCTCCCGCGGGCGACCCCGCGCCGCCGGCCGCGCCGAAACGGGGCGGTGGCGGCATGAGCGCCCCGCAGAAGGAGCGGCCCGCACTGCCCCCGCTGTCTGGTCCGGAGCGGCTGTTAGTCGCTGTGGCGGGGCTGCTGGGCGTGGGGGTCGGCGGCGTGGGGCTGGCGATGTCGTTCGACACCGTGTCCGCGGCCGGAGCCCGGTGGGGCTTCGCCACGCCGGAGATGCTGCCGCTGGCCATCGACCTGGCGATTCCGGTGTTCACCGTGGTCAATCTGCTGCTGACCCGGCTGGACATCGCGCTGAGCTGGGTGCGGTTCGTGCCGTGGGCGCTGACCCTGGTCACCTGCTGGCTCAACATCGCGGCCGGTCAATCGGTTTCGGCGAAGATCGCGCACGGCACGATGCCGCTGCTGTGGGTGGTGCTGTCCGAGGTTGTCGCGCACGTCTACGCAGCGCGGATCGGCGCCGTGACCGGCAGGCGGATGGAGAAGATCCGCCGGTCCCGGTGGCTGCTCGCCCCGGTGAGCACGTTCGTGCTGTGGCGGCGGATGACGCTGTGGGAGATCACCTCCTACGGCGATGCTCTCGCCCGGGAGCGGGAGCGGCAGTTGGCCCGCGCGGATCTGCGGGAGCGGCACGGCCGGCGGTGGCGGTCCAAGACGGATCGGCGTACGCGGGTGCTGCTCAAGCTGGGCGAGACGGCACCGGCCGACACCGCCCCGGCACCCGCCCCCGCTGAGACCGTGGCTGTACCTGCGGTGGCGCCGTCCGGGCCGAAGCCGGCACCGCGCAAGCGCCCGGGGAAGCCGGCGTCCAAGCCGGCCCGCCGGAGCGTCGATGACGTGCTGAGCGAAGCCCGCGAGGTCACGGCCGGTTGGCCGGTAGAGCACCTGACGGCCGACCGGATCCGGCAGGCCGTGAGCTGCGGCGCCGCCCACGCCCGTACGGCCCGCGAGGCCCTGCGCGCCGAGCGCGAGGGTGGCGCGGGTGAGCCGGAGGCGGTGGCAGCATGAGCGCCCTGATTGCCGCCACCATGGCCGCTGGTCCGCTGGTGGCCGGGTGGTCGGTGCACCTGTGGTGGTTGCGGCGGCGGCTGGAGTCGGCCCGCCGCGACCCGCTGACCGGCCTGTGGACCCGCGAGGGGTTCGCCCGCCGCGCCGCGGTACTGCTGCGCGACCCGCGGGCGGTAGTGGTGCTGGCGGACGTGGACCACTTCAAGCACGTCAACGACACCCACGGGCACGCTGCCGGGGATGCGCTGCTGCGGGCGACCGCGGGCCGCCTGGCCCACTACACCGGCCCCACGGGAGTGGCGGGCAGGCTCGGGGGCGATGAGTTCGCTGCGGTGGTGATCGACCGGCACGGCATGGCGGACGACATGCTCGCCGTACTCGGCAGCGTCCTGGCACGGCCCGCTGAGGGGCTTGACCCGGCGGTGCACACCACGGTCTCGCTCGGTTGGGCGAGGGTCACGGACTTCCCCGGCGAGGGCCTGCCGGAGTTGCTGCGCCGGGCCGATGAAGCGATGTACGCCGCCAAGCGCGCCCACGCCGGTGTGAGGCGGGCGGGGATCGGGCGGCTGTTCGCCACCGTGGCTGGCCGCCGTTCCGGGCGCCGCGGAGCGGTGGCGTGATGTCCCCGGCGTTCGGCAAGTGCTACGACCCGACCGGCGCCACGTGGGGCATACCGACCTTCCCATGGCGGCTCGCCCCGGACGGCTACGCCACGCGCCGGCAACTGCGCGCCCGCGGGCTGCGGCCGGGCGGTCAGCCCGTTGCTGCGCAACTCATGCGACAGGCACGGCGCCGGAAAGCCGGCGTGCTGATCGCCTACCTGTACCGGATCGACCTTGCCTTGCCGGTGCGGCCGATGACGCCGGGCAAACGGCGGGCGCTCGCTGCGGCGATGACCGCCCGCCGTACCTGCCCGCAGTGCCGTACCGACGCCGGATACGTCATCCCCGGCTCACTCGGCACGTGCGTGCCGTGCGCCTACCCCGAGGAACAGCGCGCCGCCTGATCGGGCGGAAAGCTCCCGCGGGTCCGACCGCTCAACCTCTCACAGCGTCGGCCGGACCCGCTTCCCCTGCCATTTCTGGAAGGAACCTCAGTGAAGCACGAGGACGAGAACGACTTCTTCAACCGGTTGGAAGCCGACCTGTCGTCCGACTTCGGCGGTGAGGTGGTGGACCTGGACAAGGCCCGCGCCGCCCGCGAGTCGGCCGACCCCCGACCCGACTCCGACACCGACGCGTCGTCCGACGCGATGGACGACCCGAACGCTTGGCGGTCCGGTGACGCGTCGGACGACGGCGGGCCGACTTTGGTGGACGCCCCGGGGCCGACCGGTCCGGGCGTGATGGAGCGCGTACGGGGTGCGCGGCGTCGGCCGGTGCTGCCCGGGTGGGCGACCTCGCGGCCGGAGTTCGTGAACGCGGCCGGGTGGCTGGCCGGATACGCCGGGCACTCCACGGCGTTCCACGCGGTGCGCCTTCCCTGGTACGCAGCGGTGCTGACCGCCCGCGCGCCGGTGGGGTTCGCCAAGTTCGTCGGCGCCTCCCTGCGCTGGGTCTCCGACGCCGAGGGGGACCCGCTGCGTCGGGCCGCGGCCCGCCGTGAGGACGCCGGGGAGTACCTGAACCTGTCCCGGCAGCGGGACCGGCGGGTGAAGCTGCGCGGCATCCTGTTCACCCTCGCCGCGATCGTCGGCCCGATCCTGGCGCTCGCGCTGTGGGTGCTGGGCCCGACGTGGATCCTCGCCGTGGCCGTCGCAGCACTCGTGACGGTGTTCGGGTTCGCCGGGGCGCCGGCCGACAAGCCCGTCGTCTCCCACGCCGTGGTCGCCACCGAGGTGGAACGCCTCACCTCCACCGTCGTGGAACGCGCCCTCGGGGCGCTGGGCATTGCCGAGGTGAACAAGGCACTCGGCAAGGGCGGCGAGGGCATCCGCTTCCCCGCCCCGATCACCCGCGACGGCCCCGGCTGGCGCGCGGATGTCGACCTGCCCTACGGGGTGACGGTGACCGACATCCTCGACCGCCGGGACCGGCTCGCCTCCGGCCTGCGCCGCCCGCTCGGGTGCGTCTGGCCCGAGCCCGTCGCCGACGAGCACGCCGGCCGGATGATGCTGTGGGTCGGCGACAAGGCCCTCAACAAGCTGCCCCCGGTGGCCGGACCGCTGGCCAAGGCCGGCGCGGTGTCGCTGTTCAAGCCGGTCCCGTTCGGCCTTGACCAGCGCGGCCGGCCCATCGACATGACGCTGATGTACGACAACGTGCTCATCGGCGCCATGCCCGGCATGGGCAAGACGTTCTCGCTGCGCCTGCCGCTGCTCGCCGCCGCGCTGGACCCGCTGGCGGAGCTGCTGGTGTGGGAGTTGAAGGGCACCGGCGACCTGGAGCCCCTGGCGAAGGTGGCGGCCGACTACGGCTCCGGGCCGGACGACGCCACCGCCGCGGCGGCGCTGGACTCCATCCGCTACGTCTACGGCGACCTGGAACGCCGCGCCAAGGTGATCAGTTCGCTGCCGAAGGACAAGTGCCCGGAGAACAAGGTCACCCCCGACCTCGCCGCGGTGCGCTCGCTGGGCTTGCATCCGCTGGTCCTGGCGATAGACGAGTGCCAGGAACTGTTCTCCCACCCCGAGTACGGCAAGGAAGCCGGCGCGCTGTGCACCGGCATCATCAAGCGCGGCCGGGCCCTCGGAGTGATCCTGCTGCTGGCCACGCAGCGCCCGGACAAGGACAGCCTGCCCACCTCGATCAGCGCGAACGTGGGCACGCGGTTCTGCCTGCGGGTCATGGGTCAGATCGAGAACGACATGATCCTGGGGACTTCCGCGTACAAGAACGGGATCCGGGCGACGACGTTCACCAAGTCCGACAAGGGCATCGGCTACCTCGCCGGCGCCACCGACGATCCGCAGATCGTCCGGACCTACTACCTGGACAACCCGGCCGCGGACCGGATCTGCGAGCGGGCCCGCACTGCCCGCAAGAACGCCGGCACCCTCACCGGTCTCGCCGCAGGCGAGGCGCCGGAGCGCAGGGAGGCGGCGGACACGCTGCTGGACGACGTGCTCGCCGTCGTGCCCTCCGGCGAGGCGAAGGTGTGGAACGACGTCGCGGTGGACCGGCTCGCCGAACTCCGGCCGGAACTGTACGGGCCGTGGGGCGAGATGGAGCCTGCCGACAAGGCACGGCAGCTCACCACCGCACTCAAGCCCCACGGCGTGTCCACGGGGCAGGTCGCCCGCCGGATCAACGGCAAGACCGTCAACCGGACCGGCTTCGAGCGCGCCCACATCGCCGCGGCGATTGCGGAGCGTGACCGGAAGCGGTCCGCGGGCTGACCGACCAGGGCCTCTAGCGCTAGGGGCTCAACCCTCTAGCGCTAGAGGTCCCGCTAGCAGCCCGCGCCCTATCTGATCTGGCCGCTAGCCGTTAGCGGCCCTGCCTGCGAAAACCCCGAAAACACGCCTGGAGGCACCCTGTGACCCTCCCCCTGCTCGCTATCGCACTCCTGCTGGCCATCACGCTCGGTTATGCCGGTGTGTGTGCTACTCAGCCGTTCGCGCGCTGCCGGCACTGCAACGGTTTCGGCTTCGCCACGACCACTGACCGCAAGGGACGGCCGCAGCGCGGCAAGACCTGCCGCCCCTGCAAAGGCCACGGCATCCGCATACGCACCGGCCGGCACCTGTACAACCTCGCCCGCGCCATCCACCGCGACGGCACCCGCTGACCCGAACGGAGACCCCGTGGCCCTGACTGTCTCCGCGGTGCTGCTGCTCGGCATCGCCGCCTACTTCACCGTCCGCACCAAAGCCGCCAACGGCGCCGCCGCCGTCGTCTTGTTCCTCTTCGGGTTCTTCACCGCCGGAACCGGCGCCTACGACCCCATCCGCAACCTGTGTGCCGCGCTCGCGGCCAGCCTCGCCGACCTCCGCTGAGGAGAATCCGCCATGACACACCACAGCACCCACCCGGCCACTGCGAACGCGGCCGTGGAAGTCCACCAGCCCATACCGCTCACGCCCGCGCAGCCCTACCCGGCCCCGCTCATGCCCACCGCATCCGGCGCCGTCCCGGCAGTGCAGAGCGTGCAGCTCCCGGACGGGCGGATCGTCACCGGCTACACCCTCACACCACACGGCCTCGCCCCAGTGCCGGAGCAGGCACGGCCGGCTGTGTCCCGCGCAGCGGTGAACATCGCGCTCGGGGGTGTCGGCTTCGCCGCGGTGTGCGGCGGGCTGGTGCTACTGACGACGTTCATCGCCGCACTCGCGGCCCTGGTCCACCAGCTCATCATCCTGGCCGCGGTCATCTTCGGCGGATGGATCGCCGTACAGGTCCTCCGCAGCGACAAGGGCGACCGCGGGACCACAGTCAACATCCGCAAGGCCGTCTTCAAGCGCAACAACTTCCACGGTTGAACCAGTTAAGGCGTGCCGCTGCCCCGTCGACTGCTGCTCATGAACTGAGCCAACCCCATCACGATGACGCCGGCCAACAGAATCACGCTGCCGGCCAGGGTGCCCCACGCCCGAGCGCCCGGGTCGTTGAGCACCAACCCGAAAAGCGCCTGCCAGTAGAGGGCAAAGGCAAGCACCAACTGGCCCCAGCCGTAGAGGCGCAGGCGGTTGACATGGCGCCGGTTCCAGGGAAGCACCCAACCCCGGGCAAGCGCCGCCACGCCAGAGACGGCAACAAGCGACGCCAGCAACACGAGCGCTATGCCCAAGTAGAGCTTCACGGTTCCCCCTTACAAGCCGGACCCACGCCGAACACTCGC includes:
- a CDS encoding GntR family transcriptional regulator is translated as MDWKPERPPTAKEIAARFRDNLADGLYSPGSRLPGAKGLAKELDVSLMTVQSAYKQLADDGLVEGRPGSGTYVIDPREGEPTAAKMAAGLRELQDQLTHVTSQLSELRRRVEHLETVRSGGADENQ
- a CDS encoding DUF2637 domain-containing protein — translated: MSAPQKERPALPPLSGPERLLVAVAGLLGVGVGGVGLAMSFDTVSAAGARWGFATPEMLPLAIDLAIPVFTVVNLLLTRLDIALSWVRFVPWALTLVTCWLNIAAGQSVSAKIAHGTMPLLWVVLSEVVAHVYAARIGAVTGRRMEKIRRSRWLLAPVSTFVLWRRMTLWEITSYGDALARERERQLARADLRERHGRRWRSKTDRRTRVLLKLGETAPADTAPAPAPAETVAVPAVAPSGPKPAPRKRPGKPASKPARRSVDDVLSEAREVTAGWPVEHLTADRIRQAVSCGAAHARTAREALRAEREGGAGEPEAVAA
- a CDS encoding GGDEF domain-containing protein, with the translated sequence MSALIAATMAAGPLVAGWSVHLWWLRRRLESARRDPLTGLWTREGFARRAAVLLRDPRAVVVLADVDHFKHVNDTHGHAAGDALLRATAGRLAHYTGPTGVAGRLGGDEFAAVVIDRHGMADDMLAVLGSVLARPAEGLDPAVHTTVSLGWARVTDFPGEGLPELLRRADEAMYAAKRAHAGVRRAGIGRLFATVAGRRSGRRGAVA
- a CDS encoding cell division protein FtsK encodes the protein MKHEDENDFFNRLEADLSSDFGGEVVDLDKARAARESADPRPDSDTDASSDAMDDPNAWRSGDASDDGGPTLVDAPGPTGPGVMERVRGARRRPVLPGWATSRPEFVNAAGWLAGYAGHSTAFHAVRLPWYAAVLTARAPVGFAKFVGASLRWVSDAEGDPLRRAAARREDAGEYLNLSRQRDRRVKLRGILFTLAAIVGPILALALWVLGPTWILAVAVAALVTVFGFAGAPADKPVVSHAVVATEVERLTSTVVERALGALGIAEVNKALGKGGEGIRFPAPITRDGPGWRADVDLPYGVTVTDILDRRDRLASGLRRPLGCVWPEPVADEHAGRMMLWVGDKALNKLPPVAGPLAKAGAVSLFKPVPFGLDQRGRPIDMTLMYDNVLIGAMPGMGKTFSLRLPLLAAALDPLAELLVWELKGTGDLEPLAKVAADYGSGPDDATAAAALDSIRYVYGDLERRAKVISSLPKDKCPENKVTPDLAAVRSLGLHPLVLAIDECQELFSHPEYGKEAGALCTGIIKRGRALGVILLLATQRPDKDSLPTSISANVGTRFCLRVMGQIENDMILGTSAYKNGIRATTFTKSDKGIGYLAGATDDPQIVRTYYLDNPAADRICERARTARKNAGTLTGLAAGEAPERREAADTLLDDVLAVVPSGEAKVWNDVAVDRLAELRPELYGPWGEMEPADKARQLTTALKPHGVSTGQVARRINGKTVNRTGFERAHIAAAIAERDRKRSAG